In Callospermophilus lateralis isolate mCalLat2 chromosome 18, mCalLat2.hap1, whole genome shotgun sequence, one DNA window encodes the following:
- the Rrad gene encoding GTP-binding protein RAD, translating into MTLNRGGNGAGGSRGGVRERERRRGSTPWGPAPPLHRRSMPVDERDLQAALSPGALVAAATGTGPQDRRLDWPEGSSDSLSSGGSSSDDSVYKVLLLGAPGVGKSALARIFGGVEDGPEAESAGHTYDRSIMVDGEEASLMVYDIWEQDGGCWLPGHCMAMGDAYVIVYSITDKGSFEKASELRVQLRRARQTDDVPIILVGNKSDLVRSREVSVDEGRACAVVFDCKFIETSAALHHNVQALFEGVVRQIRLRRDSKEANARRQAGTRRRESLGKKAKRFLGRIVARNSRKMAFRAKSKSCHDLSVL; encoded by the exons ATGACTCTGAACCGCGGTGGCAACGGAGCTGGTGGGAGCCGCGGTGGGGTCCGGGAGCGCGAGCGCCGTCGGGGCAGCACCCCCTGGGGCCCGGCGCCTCCGCTTCACCGCCGTAGCATGCCTGTGGACGAGCGAGACCTGCAGGCGGCGCTGTCTCCTGGCGCCCTGGTAGCTGCTGCGACTGGAACCGGGCCCCAGGATCGGAGGCTGGACTGGCCAGAGGGCTCTTCCGACTCGCTCAGCTCAGGGGGCAGCAGTTCAGACGACAGCGTTTACAAGGTGCTGCTGCTAGGGGCTCCAGGCGTGGGCAAGAGTGCTCTGGCGCGTATCTTCGGTGGTGTAGAGGACGGGCCTGAAGCAGAGTCTGCAG GGCACACTTATGATCGCTCCATCATGGTAGACGGAGAAGAGGCATCACTCATGGTCTATGACATTTGGGAGCAG GATGGTGGCTGCTGGCTGCCTGGCCACTGCATGGCCATGGGGGATGCATATGTCATCGTGTACTCAATAACTGATAAGGGCAGCTTTGAGAAGGCCTCAGAACTTCGGGTCCAGCTGCGACGGGCACGGCAGACAGACGATGTGCCCATCATCCTTGTGGGCAACAAGAGTGACCTGGTGCGCTCTCGTGAGGTCTCCGTGGATG AGGGCCGGGCCTGCGCTGTGGTCTTTGACTGCAAGTTCATCGAGACATCAGCAGCACTACACCACAATGTCCAGGCACTGTTTGAGGGTGTTGTGCGCCAGATACGCCTGCGCAGGGACAGCAAAGAGGCCAATGCACGACGGCAAGCTGGAACCCGGCGGCGGGAGAGCCTTGGCAAGAAGGCAAAACGCTTCCTGGGCCGCATTGTAGCACGCAACAGCCGCAAGATGGCCTTTCGTGCCAAGTCCAAGTCCTGCCATGACCTCTCAGTTCTCTGA